The following are encoded together in the Scytonema millei VB511283 genome:
- a CDS encoding branched-chain amino acid ABC transporter permease, giving the protein MDAQLAQLFVNGVAVGSIIALAAVGLTLTYGILRLANFAHGDFMTLGAYLTLLANTSGINIWLSMLLGAIGTVAAMLISEKLIWSNMRSRRATSTTLIIISIGLALFLRNGIIFIWGGSNKSYDIPTSPAREILGIRIPQNQIVVMLLAVIVILALHYLLQNTKIGKAMRAVADNLDLARVSGIDVDRVVLWTWAIAGSLTALGGSMYGLITAVRPNMGWFLILPMFAATILGGIGNPYGAIAAALVIGVTQELSTPFLGSQYKQGVGLFIMILVLLVRPKGLFKGTI; this is encoded by the coding sequence ATGGACGCACAACTGGCTCAATTATTTGTTAATGGGGTAGCTGTAGGTAGCATTATTGCTTTAGCTGCGGTTGGGCTGACGCTGACTTATGGCATTCTACGGTTAGCTAACTTTGCCCACGGCGATTTTATGACTTTGGGCGCTTATTTAACTTTGCTAGCCAATACGAGCGGCATTAATATTTGGCTCTCCATGTTACTCGGAGCAATTGGCACTGTAGCAGCAATGCTGATATCCGAAAAGCTGATCTGGTCAAATATGCGATCGCGGCGTGCCACTTCCACCACGCTCATTATTATTTCGATTGGACTCGCTTTGTTTCTCCGTAATGGAATTATTTTTATCTGGGGTGGTAGTAACAAAAGTTACGATATTCCTACCAGTCCAGCGAGAGAAATTTTAGGAATCAGAATTCCCCAGAATCAAATCGTAGTAATGCTTTTAGCAGTTATCGTTATTTTGGCGCTGCACTACTTGTTACAAAATACGAAGATTGGCAAGGCGATGCGTGCTGTTGCTGACAACCTCGACTTAGCGCGCGTATCTGGGATTGATGTCGATCGCGTCGTACTTTGGACGTGGGCGATCGCTGGAAGCCTCACGGCTTTGGGTGGAAGCATGTACGGCTTAATTACAGCCGTCAGACCGAATATGGGCTGGTTTTTAATTTTGCCGATGTTTGCTGCCACAATTTTAGGTGGAATCGGCAACCCCTACGGCGCGATCGCTGCTGCTTTAGTCATTGGCGTTACCCAAGAACTCAGTACACCTTTCCTCGGTTCTCAATACAAACAAGGTGTAGGTCTGTTCATTATGATTCTGGTGTTGTTAGTACGCCCGAAAGGATTATTCAAAGGTACGATTTGA
- a CDS encoding photosystem I protein PsaX: MAAQATKPTVGQDVAKSNANAPFPFRTIVSLILLAGNILVAAIYFHIINP, encoded by the coding sequence ATGGCTGCTCAAGCAACTAAACCAACTGTCGGTCAAGATGTTGCTAAATCTAATGCTAACGCTCCGTTTCCCTTTCGGACGATAGTTAGCTTGATCCTGCTAGCAGGTAACATTCTGGTAGCTGCTATTTACTTCCACATTATCAATCCATAG